In Miscanthus floridulus cultivar M001 chromosome 5, ASM1932011v1, whole genome shotgun sequence, one genomic interval encodes:
- the LOC136453607 gene encoding large ribosomal subunit protein uL1-like, which translates to MSKLQSDALREAIASITNDSREKQRKFVETIELQIGLKNYDPQKDKRFSGSVKLPHIPRPKMKVCMLGDAQHVEEAERIGLDSMDVEALKKMNKNKKLVKKLAKKYHAFLASEAIIKQIPRLLGPGLNKAGKFPTLVTHQESLESKVNETKATVKFQLKKVLCMGVAVGNCGMEEKQIFQNVQMSVNFLVSLLKKNWQNVRCLYLKSTMGKVYRVF; encoded by the exons CGTGAGAAGCAGCGCAAGTTTGTTGAAACCATTGAGCTGCAGATTGGTCTCAAGAACTATGACCCTCAAAAGGACAAGCGTTTCAGTGGTTCTGTTAAGCTGCCTCACATCCCTCGCCCTAAGATGAAGGTTTGCATGCTTGGTGATGCTCAGCACGTTGAGGAG GCCGAGAGAATAGGTCTAGACAGTATGGATGTGGAAGCCCTcaagaagatgaacaaaaacaagaAGCTAGTCAAGAAGCTGGCAAAGAAGTACCATGCTTTCCTTGCTTCTGAGGCTATCATTAAGCAGATTCCTCGTCTTCTTGGTCCTGGTCTTAACAAGGCAG GAAAGTTCCCTACATTGGTGACTCACCAGGAATCCCTTGAGTCCAAGGTTAATGAGACAAAGGCTACAGTTAAGTTCCAGCTAAAGAAGGTGCTTTGCATGGGTGTTGCTGTTGGCAACTGTGGTATGGAGGAGAAGCAGATCTTCCAGAATGTGCAAATGAGCGTCAACTTCCTCGTGTCACTCTTGAAGAAGAATTGGCAGAAT GTGAGATGCCTGTACCTCAAGAGCACTATGGGAAAGGTGTACCGGGTGTTCTAA